The genomic window CTTATGGAAATTAGAAGAAAATGTGGATTTCTCACCATTAATGAACTTTTTATTGTCCCTCAGAGGAACACTGTCAAACAGTCTCTTCACCTTTAGGACAAACGGTATGTGTCACATGACTTGAACAATGTAAAAGGATACCCCCCctccaagaaaaaaatattttttgaattaCTGCTTTCAGGCTGCTATGGAACGCTGGGATTAGGGTCCGGTGGCGTGGCAGATAGTCAGATCTCCGCCTCGTCCGTGTGGGAGTGGAATGACGTGGCGGGTCAGGTCAGCGTGTGGGCGCCGTCGGGAGCTCGGCTAAATAAGGCGGGGCTGCCCTGGGCGCCCTCCCACAACGACCAACACCAGTGGCTGCAGGTGGACCTAAAACGACAGAAGAGGATCACAGGTACAGAGGCAACCTAAATATCTTCTTTGTCGtaaaatgattttcttttttttttgttgcatgaaGGCATCACCAGCACAGGCTCTACGCTGAGGGAATACCCGTACTACGTGTCGGCATACCGAGTCCTTTTCAGTCACGACGGCGAGCGGTGGCTGCGCTACAAGGAAGCCAACTCCACGCAAGACATGGTAACACTAGCAGCTAATCGCTTCATCAATAACGTCACCGGCATCCATGTTGAGCAAATTGACAGGAAAAAAATGGCACTTTAGATGGCCGAGAGGTTGCAGACTTGGCTCTGTTGCCATAGCAACGGGTATTGACTCATGGTTTCTCAGGAAATGAGTGGTTGGAGTAGAGTGCTTGGATGGGCacgtggcttttaataatgaatAGATATGGATTAAGCGGCCTGTTCTGGGAATGTCACCGTTGGGATTCTGGAGACTTTTGTCGTGATTTCCAGATTTTCCAAGGCAACATCAACTACCAGGATGAGGTCAGGAATAATTTCATCCCCCCCATCGAGGCGCGCTACCTGAGGATTAATCCAACCTGGTGGCAGCAGAGGATCGCTATCAAGGTGGAGCTGCTCGGATGCCAAGTGTCTTCAGGTGAGAGCaaaatgcttttattttaaTGTCAGCTCACTTTCCCGTGTTTTGTTTGCGGAATATGGATTGAACAGGAAAATCGACCTGGTTATAGCCatttcagggggcggccattttgccatcaCTAGaacctgtgatgtcatttttaatcgacagcaagtggcaatatGGCCGCCCTCTGAGATGAATAAAAACGGGTGAAtgttgctgcttaactcatattccacaaatgcagtATTAATCTGAAAACACAAATGGGTGAAATTGCAAATATTTGGTACGGTGTGAAGTCATCAGACACTACGTCAATTCTACTTAATCGTAACAAAATCGTCCCCCAAACAAAATGTCTTCTGGTGGAAATAGACGCTCAATCAGGATTCACCTTTACAAAGAGAAGCATAGCCACTGGTTATAAAGTAGCTTAAGTGTCAGATGTTCTCCGCAGCGAGGAAGGCTATGGAGCCCAGGATGTTCCCGCCTCCCCGTTTCACCCCTCGCCCGGCAGCCACAAAACGCCCACGTACGTTCAGCAAGACCACACCACCTCCGGATATCCgaaacaccaccatgccgcctCTCACTGGCAAAGGTacgtttgaaaaagaaaataaaaagtcagtCGTTAATTGTAATTTTCTTTTGGAGCTCAGATGTGGCGCTGGCTGCTGTCCTCGTACCTGTTTTGGTCATGGTGTTGACAGCACTCATCTTGCTGGTGGTATGTGCTTGGCACTGGAGGAGTCGGTGAGTATTCTCTCATGATGActtgtcaaaaacaaaaaacaaccatGTTGTTTTTATGCCTCGGCATCTCGGTTTACAGGAAGAAGAGCTCCGAAGGAACGTATGACCTCCCTCACTGGAATCGCACTGGTGTGTCATcgtcctcatttttttttttttgccgtcgtCTCTGAGAACTTCCCATTTGGAATTTGCTGTTTTCCTTGCAGACTGGTGGAAAAGTATGAAGCAGTTACTGCCGTCCAAAATGGTGGAGGTGGAGGACTCTGTCCGCTATAGCAGCAGCGAGGTGGGCCGGCTTACGGCGAGGGGCGCCGTTCCGAGACTGCACGCCGAACCCGCAGGTATCAGTTGTGGCGCCGCTTTGAAATAAATGCCATCATTCTacatttatttcttttatttccaAAATTATTTACGTGCACTTTTACTGAAGTATTGCTTCCTAATAAAtaattatttcaacattaacaggCTCCTTCTAAAAACTAAATATGAACTGCAACTGATAGACTGACTAGTCCTGACATTCTTGACCACTTGACTATTGTTCTAGTAAAGGAACAtaccagcaggtggcagtagTCTACATGTTTTTAAcgctacattaaaaaaaaaaaaaaaaggttttcttaTAAATATGGTTATGATGTCTAATAAAAAACATGCACCATCAAATTAAATTTGAAtcaaaacacaaagaaaaaaaatgtagatgCTTATGACACAATGTTGATGATCTTATTTTCATTGATTGCTTTTGGATAGAATACGCAGAGCCCCTGGTGAGCGGCGTAACAACACTGGGTCCCCGGTCCACCTTTAAACCCGACGAGAGTCCCGACCCGAGTTACAGCGACCCCGACCTGTACGACGCCCCCATCTCCCCAGATGTCTATCACGCCTACGCGGAGCCCCTGCCCGCCTCGGGGGCTGAGTACGCCACGCCCATCGTGGTGGACATGGGCCGCCATTTGTCAGGAGCCGCGCCCGCCACGTTGCTGCTGGCACGGACAGATGGCAGCCAGTCGGCATACGACACACCCAAAACCGCCACGGGACACGACCCCACCTATCAGGTGCCCCAGTGCGGCACCAACAGAGCCGAAGGGGGCGCGTGATTGGCCAACTACCTGAGCTTTTATCCGGAGATGTCTATCGTGTACAGACGGCGATTTGGATCCGCTTGCGTTGGCGCCATTCCAGTCGGATCACTGAAAGCGCAGAaatgaatgtttgttttttcgCGCTGCGCGTAGCTCACAAGACGAGCGCGCCAACTACTGTTTTTGTAATCTGTGATTCTTGCTTTTGTGAaactgtgattaaaaaaaaaaaaaacgatcttGTTACAAAGGTGATGACGGAAAACAAAAATTCCTCCTTAGCTTCGTTGTCCACGGTACGCGTTGTCTTTGAAAGCGTAACTTGAACTTGTGTTACTGCTTGTGTGATTCCGTCGACGCAAACCTCGAAGAATTcccaagtgattttttttttttttttttactgatattTATTTTGGAATCCTGCTGATAAGCCCACCCACTGCCCACCCCATGCCGCTTCTGCAGACCAAATGTTGCCTATTTTTGTTTGCGTCGCAGCTCAGCAGAATGAACTTTTTAAAGTCTTAATGTGAGAAATAAAGTACATTTTGATGAGTAAGAGAAGTGTGACATTACTgtggttttgtttattttgggcATTGCTTTGCATCAAGCCAATTTATTGTCTGGTGGTGCAAATTAAAGTGCAATACTTTCATTAtgtcattacattttttttcctgttctttGAAACTTTTAGCACTCAACTTTGTTTTGTATTgcctatttttgttttgacttttttaaattcatttcaTACATGTTTATATGTATAGATTTAATTATATtagatttaatgcacatttaatttgattttatttagtgGTCCCATCAATTTACATAAAAAGCAATTTTTACTTTTTCCACATACATCCTATCCTAAATCAAATTTGATTCTGGGTATACAACACACTGAAGCTATACATGAGGTCAGAATATTGCTACATAGAAGTGAATAAAGCCAATTGAAAGCAAGTGGGCAATAAAAATAAGGctttaattatttaaattaacTGCTATTTCCACAAGGTAAAAATC from Syngnathus scovelli strain Florida chromosome 8, RoL_Ssco_1.2, whole genome shotgun sequence includes these protein-coding regions:
- the dcbld2 gene encoding discoidin, CUB and LCCL domain-containing protein 2, whose translation is MEGAVMVGRGPTGAGVLVLSILVIILTAEGCRAQKGDGCGPTVLGPTSGTLSSLGYPGPYPNNTVCEWEISVPPGTRIHFCFAELDIDDGDCQVNYLRLYNGIGPTRSEIAKYCGLNVKVNKLIESAGNQITVQFMSGRHHTGRGFYLSYSTTEHTDLITCLHKGSDFPEAEFSKYCPAGCLTSTEEVSGTIPTGYRESSPLCLAAVHAGVVSNAVGGRIHVVSSKGIPQYKGTLANNVTSTGGTLSNSLFTFRTNGCYGTLGLGSGGVADSQISASSVWEWNDVAGQVSVWAPSGARLNKAGLPWAPSHNDQHQWLQVDLKRQKRITGITSTGSTLREYPYYVSAYRVLFSHDGERWLRYKEANSTQDMIFQGNINYQDEVRNNFIPPIEARYLRINPTWWQQRIAIKVELLGCQVSSARKAMEPRMFPPPRFTPRPAATKRPRTFSKTTPPPDIRNTTMPPLTGKDVALAAVLVPVLVMVLTALILLVVCAWHWRSRKKSSEGTYDLPHWNRTDWWKSMKQLLPSKMVEVEDSVRYSSSEVGRLTARGAVPRLHAEPAEYAEPLVSGVTTLGPRSTFKPDESPDPSYSDPDLYDAPISPDVYHAYAEPLPASGAEYATPIVVDMGRHLSGAAPATLLLARTDGSQSAYDTPKTATGHDPTYQVPQCGTNRAEGGA